TTAAAGCATTAATAGCGAAGTAAATAAATAATTTATGATGGACTTGGTGATGGATGATTCTACTAAAACTGGAAATTTGTTATTTAGTAAAGCCGCTCATGAACCCGCTCTTTCTAAAAGCTTATCCAATAACATCAATTTAGAATTCTTTTATCCATTCACTGAACAAAATTATTTCTTAAAATGATAAATTTTCATCTAAATCTTCAGGGCAAAATCTCCTCACAACCTTTTCCAAAGATCAATGAATTTCTTTTTTGATAGCAATACATAATCTTTATCTCCAAATACTTCAATAGTTACTGTTCCATCATAATGTTTTTTTAGTTCTTTAATTACTTCTTCCCATTTTATTTTTCCAACTCCTATTGGCAGATGCAGATCTTCTTTTCCAAAATTATCATGGACATGAACATGCTTTATTCTCTTATTCAATTTTCTTATAAATTTGCATATATCCCTTCCATAAAGAAAAGTGTGTCCTGTGTCAAGATGGACATATAATTTGGGAAAATCATTCAGTATTCTTGAAACAGTGTTATAATTATCAAATTCACCTATACCACTTTCATACATCAAATTTATTCCACATTTTTCCGCTTCATCAATTAGAATAGAGATTGTATCCATCTGCAAATTTATTCCTTCCTCAAAATTAAAAAGATGGGGTGGCCAGCTGGCATGGATTGTAACATATTTTGCTCCGAGCTCACTTAGTGCAAAAAAGCATTTTTTTGCTTCTTCAATCGCACTCTTTCTTATAGCAATTATAGGTGAGGAAAATGGAAGATAGTAAGGAGTATGACCAACTATTTCCAAAGAATATTCATCTAGCAATTTTTTAACT
This window of the Thermoplasmatales archaeon genome carries:
- a CDS encoding sugar phosphate isomerase/epimerase; protein product: MKVGYPNNPRKDIFEEIKWIGENFDFIDFFMEPDKAYYDKVDVKKVKKLLDEYSLEIVGHTPYYLPFSSPIIAIRKSAIEEAKKCFFALSELGAKYVTIHASWPPHLFNFEEGINLQMDTISILIDEAEKCGINLMYESGIGEFDNYNTVSRILNDFPKLYVHLDTGHTFLYGRDICKFIRKLNKRIKHVHVHDNFGKEDLHLPIGVGKIKWEEVIKELKKHYDGTVTIEVFGDKDYVLLSKKKFIDLWKRL